The following coding sequences are from one Achromobacter sp. B7 window:
- a CDS encoding mucoidy inhibitor MuiA family protein, whose protein sequence is MRRTLLALALATIPGLGAAAALTSAIGAVTVYQDRAVVTRSATSELAAGEHELTLENLPASLQENSLQVSAKSTGQASLLDVKVRDAFNADTANERVRALQEQVRKLEAQMAELDDEAAVLDNQRELVLMMQRGATEPSKDSARLTLEELKAIQTLSADSLAKALAGLRQVATRKEALERELAALQNQLNVVQGQMSRRTKTVTLRVNLARAGKVDLAVSYAVGGARWTPAYDARLRPADRSVDLGYFGVIRQNSGEDWNNVKLTLSTARPALGGGAPTLQPWIIDVAAPPPPPPRPIAAPAPAVSSEMAMKRAPRGASQAYAESAQADVMPEPIDVRTAQVQNEATSASFQIQNPATLPSDNSTQRVAIATAKLPATLQYQSTPALREAVFLTAQASNNTDFPFLAGPLNTFLDDAFVASSAMKAVMPGEKVELAMGADDGISIKRQLVNRYTESTGFSSSGKRVTYEYKITVKNNKATKEQVSFKDRLPVSRNEKIVVKLLSPADRDIKREEDGKLVWNWDLEPGKSRETVLKFSIDYPGDIDVSGI, encoded by the coding sequence GTGCGACGTACTCTCCTGGCCTTGGCCCTTGCAACGATTCCCGGCTTGGGCGCAGCCGCCGCGCTGACCTCCGCCATCGGCGCGGTGACGGTCTATCAGGACCGCGCGGTCGTCACGCGCTCGGCCACCAGCGAGTTGGCGGCGGGCGAGCATGAGCTGACCCTGGAAAACCTGCCGGCATCGTTGCAGGAGAATTCCCTGCAAGTGTCGGCCAAAAGCACCGGCCAGGCTTCGTTGCTGGACGTCAAGGTGCGCGACGCCTTCAACGCCGACACGGCCAACGAACGCGTTCGCGCCTTGCAAGAGCAGGTGCGCAAGCTGGAAGCCCAGATGGCCGAGCTGGATGACGAGGCCGCCGTGCTGGACAACCAGCGCGAGCTGGTCTTGATGATGCAGCGCGGCGCCACCGAACCCTCCAAGGACAGCGCCCGGCTGACCTTGGAAGAACTCAAGGCCATCCAGACGCTTAGCGCGGACAGCCTGGCCAAGGCACTGGCCGGATTGCGTCAGGTCGCAACGCGCAAAGAAGCATTGGAACGCGAGCTTGCCGCATTGCAAAACCAGCTGAACGTGGTGCAAGGCCAGATGAGCCGCCGCACCAAGACCGTTACGTTGCGGGTCAACCTGGCGCGTGCGGGCAAGGTCGACCTGGCAGTGTCGTACGCCGTCGGCGGCGCGCGCTGGACGCCTGCCTATGACGCCCGCCTGCGTCCCGCCGACCGGAGCGTGGATCTGGGTTACTTCGGCGTCATTCGCCAGAATTCCGGCGAAGACTGGAACAACGTCAAGTTGACGTTGTCCACTGCCCGGCCCGCCTTGGGCGGTGGCGCGCCGACCTTGCAACCGTGGATTATCGATGTGGCCGCCCCACCGCCTCCGCCGCCGCGCCCCATCGCCGCGCCCGCGCCTGCCGTATCCAGCGAAATGGCCATGAAGCGCGCGCCGCGCGGCGCCAGCCAGGCCTATGCCGAAAGCGCACAGGCCGACGTCATGCCGGAACCGATCGACGTGCGCACCGCGCAGGTACAAAACGAGGCCACCAGCGCCTCGTTCCAGATCCAGAACCCGGCCACGCTTCCCTCGGACAACTCTACCCAGCGCGTGGCGATCGCAACCGCCAAGCTGCCGGCCACCCTGCAATATCAATCCACGCCCGCGCTGCGCGAAGCGGTATTCCTGACGGCGCAGGCCAGCAACAACACCGATTTTCCGTTCCTGGCCGGCCCGCTCAACACCTTCCTGGACGACGCGTTTGTCGCGTCCAGCGCCATGAAGGCGGTGATGCCGGGCGAAAAGGTCGAACTGGCGATGGGCGCCGACGACGGCATCTCGATCAAGCGCCAGCTGGTCAACCGCTACACCGAAAGCACGGGTTTTTCGAGCAGCGGCAAGCGGGTGACGTACGAATACAAGATCACGGTCAAGAACAACAAGGCCACCAAGGAACAGGTGTCGTTCAAGGACCGCCTGCCCGTCTCGCGCAACGAGAAAATCGTCGTCAAGCTGCTCTCGCCCGCCGACCGCGACATCAAGCGCGAAGAAGACGGCAAGCTGGT
- a CDS encoding LysR family transcriptional regulator, with amino-acid sequence MELRHLRYFTAVAEELHFTRAAARLGIGQPPLSQQIQQLEREIGTPLFLRLPRGIEMTEAGAQFLEDARAILASADRAIDTARRLGRGERGAITVGFTASAVFHPYLPRAIRAYRDRYPDVRITLTESNTISLLRGLRVGEVDIAFVRPPYLLDAEFESERVLDEPMLVALPPDHALSRRRSVPIAALADEDFVLYPRPIGAGLYDAIQSACQRAGFAPRVIQEAPQMASIVSLVAAGVGISIVPAAMRHMGAQGIEYRPIKGDAPHALLDMAYRRHDRSMAAGNAVSLLRQLAHPERAQPAASPP; translated from the coding sequence ATGGAATTACGACATCTGCGCTATTTCACGGCGGTGGCCGAAGAATTGCATTTCACGCGGGCAGCGGCGCGCCTGGGAATTGGCCAGCCGCCGTTGAGCCAGCAGATTCAGCAGCTGGAACGGGAAATCGGCACACCGCTATTTCTCCGGCTTCCCCGCGGCATCGAGATGACCGAAGCCGGCGCCCAGTTCCTGGAAGACGCCCGCGCCATTCTTGCCAGCGCCGACCGCGCGATAGACACGGCCCGGCGGCTGGGACGAGGCGAGCGCGGCGCGATTACCGTGGGCTTTACGGCATCGGCCGTATTCCACCCGTACCTGCCTCGCGCCATTCGCGCTTATCGCGACCGCTATCCCGACGTGCGCATCACCTTGACGGAAAGCAACACCATTTCACTGCTGCGCGGGCTGCGCGTGGGCGAGGTAGACATCGCCTTTGTACGGCCGCCCTACCTGCTGGACGCGGAGTTCGAATCCGAACGCGTCCTGGACGAACCCATGCTGGTCGCCCTGCCCCCCGATCACGCCTTAAGCCGCCGCCGCAGCGTACCGATTGCGGCGCTGGCCGATGAGGACTTCGTGCTGTACCCGCGCCCCATCGGCGCCGGCCTGTACGACGCCATCCAGTCCGCCTGCCAGCGCGCGGGCTTTGCACCGCGCGTCATTCAAGAGGCGCCGCAAATGGCGTCCATCGTCAGCTTGGTGGCAGCCGGCGTCGGCATTTCCATCGTGCCCGCCGCCATGCGCCACATGGGCGCGCAGGGCATTGAGTATCGCCCCATCAAGGGCGACGCCCCCCACGCTTTGCTGGACATGGCCTACCGCCGCCATGACCGCTCCATGGCCGCAGGCAACGCCGTGTCGTTGCTGCGCCAACTGGCCCATCCCGAACGCGCGCAGCCGGCCGCATCGCCGCCGTAG
- a CDS encoding MFS transporter yields MSAPSASSPTPTPAPYLARGTPELHRAQWALFAAGFSTFSLLYCVQPLMPLFTGAFGVSPAQSSLVLSLCTGLLAIAIFFVGLFSQALPRKRVMAWSLLASAALGTIAAVAPDWHSLLALRALQGVAMGGVPAVAMAYLAEEVEPDTLGFVMGLYISGSAFGGLSGRVITGLVSDHFGWRAAMGTLGVVGIVAAALFMWLLPASRRFTPQRGRGWAGVLGDVRAGVGAHLKNGSLCALFAMGGLLMGAFVTVYNYVGFRLLLPPFSLSQTFIGFIFVVYLVGIFASTFFGRLADRHGRGAMLSAATGLALAGLLLTLSDSLPILIAGIVVFTFGFFAAHAVASGWVGQMARGYKALAASLYLLVYYVGSSVLGAWGGHFWAAQQWPGVAAMAGGLLALALAISAGLAWRTSGARRGDAGQPA; encoded by the coding sequence ATGTCTGCCCCTAGCGCCAGTTCTCCCACTCCCACGCCCGCCCCTTACCTGGCGCGCGGCACGCCAGAACTGCATCGCGCGCAATGGGCCTTGTTCGCAGCCGGCTTTTCCACGTTTTCGCTGTTGTATTGCGTGCAGCCGCTGATGCCGCTGTTCACTGGCGCCTTCGGCGTGTCGCCCGCGCAAAGCAGCCTGGTCCTGTCCTTGTGCACCGGCTTGCTGGCGATCGCGATCTTCTTTGTTGGCCTGTTCTCCCAAGCATTGCCGCGCAAGCGCGTCATGGCCTGGTCGTTGCTGGCTTCCGCCGCGCTGGGCACCATCGCGGCCGTGGCGCCCGACTGGCACAGCCTGCTGGCGCTGCGCGCGCTGCAAGGCGTGGCGATGGGCGGCGTCCCCGCCGTCGCCATGGCCTACCTGGCCGAGGAAGTCGAACCGGACACGCTGGGCTTCGTGATGGGCCTGTATATCAGCGGAAGCGCGTTTGGCGGGCTGTCCGGCCGCGTCATCACCGGGCTGGTCTCGGATCACTTTGGCTGGCGCGCCGCGATGGGCACGCTGGGGGTCGTGGGCATCGTGGCCGCGGCGCTGTTCATGTGGTTGCTGCCCGCCTCGCGCCGCTTCACGCCGCAACGCGGGCGTGGCTGGGCCGGTGTGTTGGGCGATGTGCGGGCCGGTGTCGGCGCGCACCTGAAGAACGGGTCCTTATGCGCGTTGTTCGCCATGGGCGGCCTGCTGATGGGCGCGTTTGTCACGGTCTACAACTACGTGGGCTTCCGCCTGCTGCTGCCGCCGTTTTCGCTAAGCCAGACCTTCATCGGCTTCATCTTCGTCGTGTATCTGGTCGGCATCTTTGCCTCGACGTTTTTCGGCCGCCTTGCCGACCGCCACGGCCGGGGCGCCATGCTGTCCGCCGCCACAGGCCTGGCCTTGGCGGGGTTGCTGCTGACCTTGTCGGACTCCTTGCCCATCCTGATCGCCGGTATCGTGGTGTTTACCTTCGGCTTTTTCGCGGCGCATGCGGTCGCCAGCGGCTGGGTGGGCCAGATGGCCCGAGGCTACAAGGCACTGGCTGCATCGCTGTACCTGCTGGTGTATTACGTGGGGTCCAGCGTGCTGGGCGCCTGGGGCGGCCACTTCTGGGCGGCCCAGCAATGGCCGGGCGTGGCCGCGATGGCCGGCGGTTTGTTGGCATTGGCATTGGCCATCAGCGCCGGCCTGGCCTGGCGCACCAGCGGCGCACGTCGCGGGGACGCCGGTCAACCGGCTTGA